The sequence TGTGCGATAGCTTCGCCTCCTTTGCCATGCGCTTCAACCTGCGCGGCGAGTCTGCCTCGTCCAGCAATGAACCAAAGGTTAGCATCCCGCTGACGGTAGAGATGACCGCGTCCACCTCGACCAATCCCTGCCCGCGAATCTCCAACCCGCGTGCGCGCCCGTCCCTGACGACAATCCTGTCCACCCGCGTACCCAAATGGATTTCCCCGCCATGCGAGAGCATGGCGCGGCTGAGCGCCTCGGGGACTTTGCCCATGCCGCCTTGGGGTAGGTGAAAGCCATCGCTAAAGAGAGTCACCAACCCCAAGACCGCAATGGCTGGCTGTTTCTCCGGGGGTAATCCTGTGTAAAGCAGAACGCCCGACATCGCAGCGCGTACCGAGTCGTCGCTGAAGAGCCGCCTCAATTCATCCGCCACCGTCCCGCTGAACTTGGGCAGCTGCCGCCATCCCCTGGTGAGGATGCGCGAAAAAGAAAGCGGATGGACCATGATATCTTCTGTGAGCAGGCGAAGGGCTGGCTCCCATCGCTTCATCATGGCATCCAATTCTTTTTTCAGCGTGGCTTCGTTCACTGTGCCATTCTTCTTTTCGACAGTCACGCGCAAGCCGTCGCCAAACGTGACCTTGTCGCCGTTGGGCAGAACCGCCGTCTGCGGTGCGGTGATCCTCCTCAACGGCAAAACGGCCGGGCGATCCAGCCCAACCTCGGCAAAGACGCGATCCAGCATGTTCGGCAAGGCGAGATACAACGCGCCATCGTTGAAGGTGTACCCGCCGACGGTCGTCGTCGAACAGCAGCCGCCGATCTTGCCGTTCGCCTCAAAGAGTTTGACCTTGATTCCCCTACGCGCGAGCAATCC is a genomic window of Pirellulales bacterium containing:
- a CDS encoding NAD(P)/FAD-dependent oxidoreductase, whose amino-acid sequence is MASIKTVGIIGGGVAGLAAGGLLARRGIKVKLFEANGKIGGCCSTTTVGGYTFNDGALYLALPNMLDRVFAEVGLDRPAVLPLRRITAPQTAVLPNGDKVTFGDGLRVTVEKKNGTVNEATLKKELDAMMKRWEPALRLLTEDIMVHPLSFSRILTRGWRQLPKFSGTVADELRRLFSDDSVRAAMSGVLLYTGLPPEKQPAIAVLGLVTLFSDGFHLPQGGMGKVPEALSRAMLSHGGEIHLGTRVDRIVVRDGRARGLEIRGQGLVEVDAVISTVSGMLTFGSLLDEADSPRRLKRMAKEAKLSHSAFSVQLGLRNKIDAPSHSHCFLPLMEQQSDVFTPCDDGVRWLVYDAPTVTLPELAPAGGSVIEMYPPVRRDLPIEDWSEEKKEAVLEKAVAALSRVHTLDIAVRRMVSPKDFRNDLNLYRGAVYGLSPQVAPWHHFPHRTPIHGLYQTGQTTYPGYSVGRAATSGILTAEALMAE